The nucleotide window TACATGTCGGTGCGCAGTGGCACCATCAGGGCGATGATGTTGGAGCGACTGCTGGCGAGGGCGCGGGCACCGGCGTTGGGGTGGTAGCCGAGCTTCTGGATACTCTGCTCCACCCGCTCGCGGGTGGCGGCCGAGATGGAGCGCTTCCCGCTGAGGACGTAGCTCACCGTGCTCGCAGAGACTCCGGCATGCTGGGCGACCTCGGCAAGCGTGACCATTCAGCTCTCCATTACGGGACGACGAATGACAGAATCTTCGAAGCGCTTCGACACATGCCTCAGCAACCTTTGACCATCCGACATGCACAGATACCCGGAAGCCTATTGCTCTCTGGACGACCTGTCCAGACAGCCATCGAAGCGCTTCGACACCTCGCCGTCCCTGTGGGTCCTGCTGGTCGGGCTCACCGGAGCGCGGGATACGGGTACCGGCGACAGTCCATAGTCGCCGCCGACGGCGAAAAGGTTGCCATGCATTCCCTTCCCGTACACGTTCGCTCGGAGTAGGTGACCCTGCGGGTGACTCGTCCGCCTGTCGTGGCCGCCAGACCAACGGCGGCGCCGACGGCTCGGACGGGGGCCGGAAGCGACTGTCGGAGGTGGGTGGTATCGATGATCCCCATGAACACCGAGCACGCCTCCCCAGCCGGCCTCGCCATCCTGCGCGCCGCCTTCGACGTCGACGACCACGGCGCGTCAGCGCTGGGACTGCCCGCGGTCCGCGCCTACGAGGCCGAGCACGGCGTCGTCCTGCCCGAGCCGTACCGGACCTTCGTGGCGGAGATGACCGACGGCTCCTACGCCGGGCCTCCCGACTTCGGCCTCCTCGCACTGGCCGAGCTGCCCGGCGACTGGGGGGACGGCCGGCCGGCGCGCCGGCTGGACCTGCCCTTTCCGCTCACCGAGGCATGGCTGTGGGAGGACGAGGACGACGATCCGAGGTCGGAGGAGGAAGTGGACGCGCTCCTGGACCGGGTCTTCGACCATGGCTCGATCGTGCTGGGCACGGACGGCTGCGGCATGAACTGGCACCTCGTCGTGACCGGACCGCACCGGGGCCACGTCTGGAACATCAGCGGCGAGGGGGCCACCCCGTTCGGAGCCGAATTCGGCTTCACGACGGGCAGCGCGGGCTTCGCCGGCTGGGTCGAGCACTGGGCCGCGAACAAGCCGTGGTTCGACGCGCCCTGAGGCACCGGCTGCCTGTCGGCCCGCCCCGGACCACGGCGTGCGCCCAGCTCTCCAGGACGACAGGATCAGCTCTCCAGGACGACGGGGAAGGACTCCATGTCGTTCTGCGTCATCACGGGCAGCTTACGGATCTCGTCGTCCGCGACCACGAGCCGCAGCCCCGGGAAGCGCCCGAACAGCGCGGGCAGCGCGATGGCCGCTTCCACCCGGGACAGCCCGGCTCCAGGGCAGATGTGCGGACCGTGCCCGAACGTCATGTGGCGGATGGGAGCGGCCCTGGTGATGTCGAAGGCGTCCGCGTCCGCCCCGTGCTGCACGGTGTCGCGGCCGATCGCCCGGTACGAGATGACCAGGCCCTCACCCTTCGCGATCACGTCGTCGCCCACCTGGATGTCCTCCGTGGCGAAGCGCATGAGCAGATGTGTCGTGGGGGTGTCCCAGCGCAGCGTCTCCTCGATCACGGTCTCCCAGGAGACCTCGCCGCCCAGCACCATGCGGAGCTGGTCGGGGTGGGCGAGCAGCGCCCGTACGGCGTTGAGGATCAGCCCGATCGTCGTCTCGTGCCCGGCCGCGACCATCGCCTTGAGGTTGCCCACCACCTCTTCCTCGGTGAGCGGCTCGCCCCCCTCGTCGGCGAGGATGAGCCCGGTCGTGAGGTCGTCCGTGGGCCTGGCCGCCTTCTCCCGTACGAGCCTGGTGTAGAAGACGTCCAGCTCGGCGAGCAGCGCGAGCCGTTCCTCCTGCGGAGTGAGCATGGAGAAGAACGCCTTGTACCGCTGGGTCAGCATCGCGTGCTCGGACTCGTCGACACCCATGAGCAGTCCGACGACCCGCATGGGCAGCGGCTGGGCGAATACACTCTTGAGGTCGACCGTGGCGCCGTCCTGGCCCTGCGCGGCGAGGTCGTCCAGCAGCTCCTCGGTGAATCTCTCGATGTCCGGACGTATCTCCTCCAGCCGGCGCGGGGTGAGCGCCTGGGAGGTCTTGGTCCGCAGCCGCCGGTGCTCCGCCCCGTCCACGGTGAACATGGAGCGCCCCGCGTCGATCATGCCGATCAGTGGCCAGGCGTGTGTCACCGCGCCGCTCTGCCAGAGTCCCCAGGCGTCGAGGTCCTTCACCAGCCGGGTGTCGAGGAGCAGGCTGCGCGCCTCGGCGTGACGGGTGACGGTCCAGGCCGGCACACCGAGCAGTTCGATCCGCGCCAGCGGCCCGGCGTCACGCAGCAGCCCGGTCTCACCGTCGAGGTCCCGCACCATCGGGTCGATGACCACAGGGGCGGCGGCGTCGGTGGCGGCGGCATGGGGGCACTTCACAACGAGTCTCCTGTCGGACGTACGGGTGTGAACCGGACGGGAAGTGACGTCATCCCGCGCAGAAAGGCGGAGGGCCGCCGTACGAGATCCTGTGCGGCGATCCCGAGCTCGAGGTCGGGCAGCCGGTCGAGCAGCACCTCGATTCCGGTACGGGCGATGATCTCGGCGATCTCCTGCGCGGGGAACGGGCAGCGGTACTCACCATGGCTGAAGGCGAGGTGCGCGCTGTTTCCGCCCTGCCCCGACGGACTTCCGGCGGTGGAGAGCCGCTGGCGCATGTGAGGGTCGGCGTTGGCCGCCCCCAGTCCGAGCAGCAGCATGTCACCGGCCTGGATGGACCGGCCGCCGAGCTGGGTGTCCCTGGCCGCCCAGCGCCCGGCGAGGATCTGGGTGGGTCCGTCCTCCCAGAGCACCTCGTTCATGGCCTCGGCAACGCTGCGCCGCCCGCCCGCGAGCGCCTCGGCGAACTCGTCGTCGGTGAGCATCAGCCGCATGGAGTTGCCGATCCAGTCGGCGGTGGTGAGATGTCCGGCGGCCGTGACGGCCATCAGGTCGAGTACGTACTCCTCGTCGGTGAACGCGCCGGGGTGGGCCAGCATCCGGGACGTCACGTCGTTCCCGGGATCGGCCCGCCGGGCGGCGAGAAGCCGCTGCATGTGCTCACCGAACCGGATGTTCGCCGCCTGCGCCCCGGGCCCGCCGTCGGCCAGCTCCTTGAGTACCTGCGCGATCCGCAGCCCCTCGTCGTCCGGAAAGCCGACGAGGCGGGCGAGGACGAGCACCGGCAGGGGCTCGGCGAAGTCGGCGATCAGGTCGGCGGTACCGCGCCGGCACACGTCGTCGATCAGCCGGTCCGCCAACTCCTCACAGTGGTTGCGCAGTTCGTGCGGCTCCACACCTTCGAGGGCGGTCCCCACCATCTCGGCGTGCCGCCGGTGCTCGGCACCGGCGGTGAAGTAGATGGACGGCATGGGCCGCCCGACCATCGGCAACAGCGGCCAGTCCTCCGGGAGACGGCCCCACTGGTTCCACAGCCCGACATCCCTGGGGAACAACTCCCCGTCGCTGGTGACCTGATGCAGCTCCCGGTACCCGATGACCAGCCAGGCCGGAACACCCCCGACGAGCTCCACGGGCACGACGGCCCCGTGATCGCGGCGCATGGTGCGGTAGAGAGCCTGCGGCTCGGTATGAAACCCGGGTCCGCTCAAGGCCACGGCGGCGGACCCGGAACGCACGGGGCAGCCGCTCGTGGAGCTGCTCCCCGGCGGGGAATCGGGAGATGGCACGGTGGTTGGGGGGTGCTTCATCGTCCTGACTCCTGTGGCGGAAGCTTCACGCGTTCAGATCATACGATCAACGCGGGTCCACTATAGGGAGATTGCGTGCAGCCGCGGCCACCACTTCGTCATCCTGGTTGATATACCACCCAGGTCTTCGGAGTCTCGGACACCTTCACCGCGCTGAGCTCCGGCAGGCCCTCGCACCAGTGGTCGTAGATCCATTTCGCAAGGTTCTCTGCCGACGGAGAGGTAGTCTCCATCACCTCATTGAGGTGCCGGTGGTCGAGGGTGGCGTCCACCCACTTCCTGAATACGGCAAGATCCCGGAAGTCGCGCACGAATCCGCTCTCTGCACGGGCGTCGTCATGTGCGGACAGCTCCAGGACCACGATATAGTTGCCCGTGCATGCGCGCGCACGGATGCCCGCCCGGGAGGCGGTCCAGTACGTGGCCGGCCGAGAAGTGCAACTCATTGCTGATGGTGAACATGGCCGCTCCCGCCTTCCTCGCCCGGGGCTCGCCGCTCGCCGCAGCACCGTCGCACCCGTTGCCTTTCTTCCCGGCGACGCGCCATCAGGCCTCGGGCCGGGCCTCGCCCGGATGCAGGATGCGGGCGAGAAAGGCCTTGGTGCGGGGGTGTTCCGGTCGGGCCAGCACATCCTCCGGGGCGCCTTCCTCCACCACGAGGCCGTCGTCCATGAGTTGAGGTGAAATCCGTGACAGTGCAGTTCGAGGTCTGGAATCCGGGGCGCACCGAGAAGTCGATCGGCCTCGACGAGGTGCGGGAGGCGTATCGCAGCCTGCCGGACGGGGTATCGGCCATCTTCACGTGGAACGACTGTGAAGAGGAGTGCCTCATCGTCGCTGTCGAACCCGAATTCTCCGTCGTGACCATGGGTCGTGACGCGTCGTTCTGGAATCTCAAGATCTCCGACGACACGGAGGAGGTCGAGATCAGGATGGGGGCCGACGACTTCACGTGGCTCCGCGGCTGTCTGTTGCCACGGGACATGGGGGTGGAGGTCCTGCTCAAGGCCAAGGATTTCGACTCGTTGTTCTGGGAGTACTCATGGGCTGACGGATGAGTCCTCCTGACACACGGATCACAGCCTGACCGCTGACACCACCGGTAGCCGGGCAACCCCCGCGCAGGTTCCCCTGCGGGGCGGTTCTCTGTAGGCCACTCGTACGCCGAATTGAGGGGTGGCCGTGTCTGCAACCCTGTGTGCCACGGTCATGTCTTGGGCTTGGTGGCGAGTTCGTGGACGTGGGTGGAGACCAGCGCGAAGGCGCTGCGAGCTCACCGCAGGCTGCGCACTCGACGACGCGGCGTGACGGGTGATGGCCGGACGCACGCGTGGGACATGTCGCTGGTGGTTCGCCGCAGGTCCCACGTGGTTGCGTACAGCTCAGATCGGCCGGTCTGCCGCCAGCCCGACGAACCCGGCCCATACGTGGGGCGAGACAGTCAGGACCGGTCCAGCGGTGACCTTCGAGTCCCGGATGTGTACGGCTCCGGGGGCGGCGGCCACCTCTACGCACTCGCCACCACCACCAGTGCTGTAGCTGCTCTTGAACCAGGCGACCTCTACACAGTCGCCCCCCTCAGCACCGCTGTAGCTGCTCTTGAACCAGGCAAGTTCCGGAGCTGCGACCGAAGTCTCTGCGATGTTCATAGCTCTCCCAGCAACTTCTCGACGAATCTCAGGGTCTCGCGCGGAGTAAGAGCCTGGGACCGGATGATCCCATAGCGCGCTGCCGCGAGACGGACCTCTTCGCGGTTCGTCAGCAGGCTACTTCGCGCTTGGACCTCCATGTACGTGAGCTGCTCTCCGCCCTTGCGCATGATGACCGTGAACGGGCCATCCACGCCCGCGTTGTCCTCGCGGTCGAGGGGCATGACCTGGATCTCGACATTGCGCTTCTGACCGATGAAGGGCAGCTGTTCGAACTGCCCTCGCAGCACCGCTCTTCCGCCAAGTGGCCGACGCAGAACGGTCTCTTCGAGCACGAAGCTGAGCAGCGGCGCAGGCCAGCGGTTGAAGATCTCCTGCCGAGCGAGACGGCCTGCCACGCGCAGCTCGATCGTCTCTCGTCCAGCAGCGGGCGCCGCATTGCGAGCAACGCCCGCATGTACGCCTCCGTCTGCAATAGCCCCTTGACCACGTGCGTGTCATAGGCGCTCAGCTCGACCGCCTCCGCCTCCAAGCGCGCCATATCCCGGAAGAACGCGGGGTACTGCGCCCGCCCCATCTCCTCCTTCAGCGCCTTGAGCCCCCCCCGGCACCCAGAACCTCATCCGCCAGGTCGATGAACGTCGGCGGCGGAATGCGGCGCCCCTGCTCGAACGAAGCGATCGACTGCGCCGCGAATCCCACCCGCTTCCCGAACTCCGTCCGGTCCAAACCCGCCCGCACCCGCAGCAGCTTCAGCTGCCTCCCGAACGCGGTCACCACGCCCGAACCCGGCTCGTCCTCCGTACGTGACCCGGCGTCATGCTGCTCGCCCGGCTCGCCCCGTTCGCCCAGCCCCGTCGGCTCCGAAGTATCCATCGGCCTCACCACCTCACCGGCCCAACGCCGCGCCCCGGACACCGTCACGCGGCATGCCACGTACATACCGCACACCATCACGTACAACCAGCACTCGACGGTGCGTCACTACTGGTCACGCTACGCCACCGAGCGTCACCGTGAAGGCATGACGAGCAAGCAGCCACTCCCCGTACGCCCCACCCGCACCACCCAACCCCTGTTCCCCTGGCACCACTTCACGATGCGCTTCAGCTCCACCCCACGCGGCGCCCGTCTCGCCCGACGCCTGGCCGGAGAACAACTCGACGCCTGGGGCATCCCCTACGCGAGCGATGCCCATGACGTGCTGACGCTGATCGTGGCTGAGCTCAGCGCGAACGCCGTACACCACGGGCACGTACCCGGACGTGACTTCCGCCTTCGGCTGTCCGCGGAGGGCCGGGCCATCCGCGTGGAGGTCACCGACACGCGCGGCGAAAGCGTCCCCGTCCTCGCTGAACCGTCGGACGATCTGGACGGAGGCCGCGGCCTGCTCCTGGTGGCCGCTCTCACCGACCGCTGGGGCTGGTACCCGTGCGTCGACGGGCCCGGCAAGACGGTCTGGGCGACATTCACCGTGACCGGTCACATCGAAGCGCACTGCGTCACCGGCGACGGCTGCAATCCGCCGGCCGAGTCGTAGGCCGCCCCGCCGGGATCGCGATTGGCGCGCAAGTTCAGAACGCCTGCATGTACACCCGAGTGCTGTCGGCGTCCAGTTCAAGAACGTGGATCTCGATCCACCCGACCCCACCCCGTCGCTTGTCACCCACGCAGGGCGGACACACCCCCGCCCAACGGGCGCCCTTCTGGGTCTGAGGCTCAGGTAGACCGAGGTGCCCGAAGAGTTCGGTCGCGGGCGGAAGGTCGTGGTTCCTGGTCCGCAGTGGCTTCTCGGGACGGAGACCTTCCGCGATCCCCACGGCAGACTTCTCGTCGGTGACGAACGAGAGCAGGTAGATGTCTTCCTGTGGGTTGACCTGAACGGCGCCCTTCACCTCCTCCGCGCCCTCGGGCACCTTCACCTTCATGAACGCGGACGCCTCGGAAGCACCCATACCCTTCCCCCAGCGCGCGGTACGTCCATCGGCCACGCTCGGATCGTCAGCGTCGGCATTCGCGCAGGAGGTAAGGAGCAGTACGGCACAGAGAGCCGCGAACAGGCGTGTCCAGTGGGCGGAGCGAGTGTTCACCCTTGGCCTCCCCTGACCTCTACGGCGCATGTGCGGTGCACCGGCCATCACTACGTGCACCGGCCATCACTACGTGTGCCGGGCCGCTCAGCGGGCCCGGTCGTAGACCATGGCCATCTCGCCCAGTTCGCCGGTCTGCTGATGGGTGAGCCTCCACTGCGACGGCGGCAGGCCGTCGTCGAAGAGCCGCTGTCCGCCCCCGGCGATCTCGGGAAAGATCATGAGATACAGCCGGTCGAGCAGGTCCGCCGACAGCAGCGCCTTGATCACGCTCGCGCTGCTGTTGACGAGGATGTCACCCCCCGCCGTCGGCCTTGAGTGCGGCGACGACGTCATCGGCGGGGGCGTTCACCACCCGGCTGCGTTCCCAGGGAGCTTCGGTGAGAGTGGTCGAGAAGACCACCTTTTCCGTGCCGACCAGCCACTTCGCATAGCCGCGGTCACGCGGGTCGGCGCTCTCGTCGTCGGCGACCGTCGGCCAGTACGCCAAGAAGCCTTCGGCGTTGACCCGGCCGAGCACCGCCGTCGTCGCTCCCTCCCAGATGCGGGTGAGGTGGTCGCGCGCCACCTCGGTGGTCACGTACGGGGCGAACATCCCGAAGTCGCTCGGCCCGCCCGGACCGTGGTAGCGCCCGTCGAGGGTGAGGGCCAGGTTCGCGGCCACTCGGCGGCCGGTCGGGTCTGTCATTGCGTGCTCCTCGTCCCGGTTCCGTGCGAGCCCGCGGCGAGGGTCGCCGCGAGTTTGTCGAGGCTCTGGCCGAAGCCGGTCTCGATGCCTGCGATGAAGTCCGCGGATTCGACGGTGCTGTCGGTGATCCGCCAGTGGACGTCGAGCTCCGTGCCGGTGCCGGTGGCGGTGCCCGTGCCGGCGGGCCGGAGGCCGTAGGCGACGTGCGCGGTGAAGGCGGGGCCGCCGTCGGGCA belongs to Streptomyces finlayi and includes:
- a CDS encoding ATP-binding protein codes for the protein MTSKQPLPVRPTRTTQPLFPWHHFTMRFSSTPRGARLARRLAGEQLDAWGIPYASDAHDVLTLIVAELSANAVHHGHVPGRDFRLRLSAEGRAIRVEVTDTRGESVPVLAEPSDDLDGGRGLLLVAALTDRWGWYPCVDGPGKTVWATFTVTGHIEAHCVTGDGCNPPAES
- a CDS encoding cytochrome P450 — protein: MKHPPTTVPSPDSPPGSSSTSGCPVRSGSAAVALSGPGFHTEPQALYRTMRRDHGAVVPVELVGGVPAWLVIGYRELHQVTSDGELFPRDVGLWNQWGRLPEDWPLLPMVGRPMPSIYFTAGAEHRRHAEMVGTALEGVEPHELRNHCEELADRLIDDVCRRGTADLIADFAEPLPVLVLARLVGFPDDEGLRIAQVLKELADGGPGAQAANIRFGEHMQRLLAARRADPGNDVTSRMLAHPGAFTDEEYVLDLMAVTAAGHLTTADWIGNSMRLMLTDDEFAEALAGGRRSVAEAMNEVLWEDGPTQILAGRWAARDTQLGGRSIQAGDMLLLGLGAANADPHMRQRLSTAGSPSGQGGNSAHLAFSHGEYRCPFPAQEIAEIIARTGIEVLLDRLPDLELGIAAQDLVRRPSAFLRGMTSLPVRFTPVRPTGDSL
- a CDS encoding DUF397 domain-containing protein, coding for MNIAETSVAAPELAWFKSSYSGAEGGDCVEVAWFKSSYSTGGGGECVEVAAAPGAVHIRDSKVTAGPVLTVSPHVWAGFVGLAADRPI
- a CDS encoding dihydrofolate reductase family protein, which encodes MTSSPHSRPTAGGDILVNSSASVIKALLSADLLDRLYLMIFPEIAGGGQRLFDDGLPPSQWRLTHQQTGELGEMAMVYDRAR
- a CDS encoding cytochrome P450 family protein produces the protein MKCPHAAATDAAAPVVIDPMVRDLDGETGLLRDAGPLARIELLGVPAWTVTRHAEARSLLLDTRLVKDLDAWGLWQSGAVTHAWPLIGMIDAGRSMFTVDGAEHRRLRTKTSQALTPRRLEEIRPDIERFTEELLDDLAAQGQDGATVDLKSVFAQPLPMRVVGLLMGVDESEHAMLTQRYKAFFSMLTPQEERLALLAELDVFYTRLVREKAARPTDDLTTGLILADEGGEPLTEEEVVGNLKAMVAAGHETTIGLILNAVRALLAHPDQLRMVLGGEVSWETVIEETLRWDTPTTHLLMRFATEDIQVGDDVIAKGEGLVISYRAIGRDTVQHGADADAFDITRAAPIRHMTFGHGPHICPGAGLSRVEAAIALPALFGRFPGLRLVVADDEIRKLPVMTQNDMESFPVVLES
- a CDS encoding 6-carboxytetrahydropterin synthase, producing MVLELSAHDDARAESGFVRDFRDLAVFRKWVDATLDHRHLNEVMETTSPSAENLAKWIYDHWCEGLPELSAVKVSETPKTWVVYQPG
- a CDS encoding dihydrofolate reductase family protein, whose protein sequence is MTDPTGRRVAANLALTLDGRYHGPGGPSDFGMFAPYVTTEVARDHLTRIWEGATTAVLGRVNAEGFLAYWPTVADDESADPRDRGYAKWLVGTEKVVFSTTLTEAPWERSRVVNAPADDVVAALKADGGG
- a CDS encoding SMI1/KNR4 family protein; this translates as MNTEHASPAGLAILRAAFDVDDHGASALGLPAVRAYEAEHGVVLPEPYRTFVAEMTDGSYAGPPDFGLLALAELPGDWGDGRPARRLDLPFPLTEAWLWEDEDDDPRSEEEVDALLDRVFDHGSIVLGTDGCGMNWHLVVTGPHRGHVWNISGEGATPFGAEFGFTTGSAGFAGWVEHWAANKPWFDAP